A genomic segment from Diospyros lotus cultivar Yz01 chromosome 5, ASM1463336v1, whole genome shotgun sequence encodes:
- the LOC127802858 gene encoding protein ALTERED PHOSPHATE STARVATION RESPONSE 1-like — MGCVASRLEEEEEVVSICRERKKQLKLAVERRYALADAHGRYCQALYGVSAAIRLFVACHSSPPSPFLITFPPPCPPSPLKENVVSNPLFLQQTPSEPTKAAIGCESCASSTSSESSEPEREERAERQEEEQEQVCGYFYMQMPPSMPSPQRDFGWDFFNPFDILRPEIISGYSRNSDDDLRVVREEEGIPELEEEGDRMEEEKKVAAAEETENVENQQNGVEVIREADAPSQGEQKSLTVIDTPEKGRELLEAMKDIEDHFIRAYDSGKDVSRMLEVNRFHLQSGLEEIKENSTKLIQAITWRSTSSRTSSCKSLAASSSKGSSTWTEFNNDLFDDYGGMDSGSHSLTLGRLYAWEKKLYEEVKAGDNTRKIYERKCNQLRNQDVRGDDRLVVDRTRVAVKDLYSRILVAIRSAESISKQIEKLRDEELQPQIIELLQGLTRTWKVMWESHEIQNKIMFKVKSYTCPTYGKFCNNTHRLATQQLEAEIHNWRTRFIEYIAAQKAYIEALYGWLSKFVIPEVEFYSRSRNSSLPCRVSGPPLLVICHGWLASMDKLPDKAVGISMEGFGKDIRALWVQQGGEQHQKRKVDGMAKELDRKILAYQKSENRIFESKLSEHNSDPGSRAEFLNEKKDSLDAFRRRVDGEKEKHIDCMQETQRITLNGFQTGFCGVFDSLTEFSKASLKMYNDLLKQSVSAQKKGNPGYIEGPQNGEDAST; from the exons ATGGGCTGTGTTGCCTCTAggctagaggaagaagaagaagtggttTCTATttgcagagagagaaagaagcaGCTGAAGCTGGCAGTGGAGAGAAGATATGCTCTTGCTGATGCCCATGGAAGGTACTGTCAAGCTCTGTATGGAGTCTCAGCAGCTATAAGGCTGTTTGTTGCCTGCCATTCTTCACCTCCTTCCCCATTTCTCATCACCTTCCCACCACCTTGTCCACCCTCTCCACTCAAAGAAAATGTAGTCTCCAACCCACTGTTCCTTCAACAAACACCTTCTGAACCCACCAAGGCAGCTATTGGCTGCGAGTCTTGTGCTTCTTCAACATCTTCAGAGTCCTCTGAAccagagagagaagaaagagcagagaggcaagaagaagaacaagagcaagTTTGTGGGTATTTCTATATGCAAATGCCACCATCAATGCCTTCACCACAGCGAGATTTTGGCTGGGATTTCTTTAACCCTTTTGACATCCTAAGGCCAGAGATAATAAGCGGATACAGCCGCAACTCTGATGATGATCTTAGGGTAgtgagggaagaagaaggaattcCGGAGCTGGAAGAGGAAGGAGATAGAatggaggaagaaaagaaggtGGCGGCGGCTGAAGAAACAGAGAATGTAGAGAACCAACAGAATGGGGTTGAAGTTATTAGGGAAGCGGATGCTCCTAGCCAGGGAGAGCAAAAGAGTTTAACAGTTATTGACACACCAGAAAAGGGTAGAGAGTTATTGGAAGCAATGAAGGATATAGAGGACCATTTCATTAGGGCTTATGATTCTGGCAAGGATGTGTCCAGAATGCTAGAGGTTAATAGGTTCCATTTGCAGTCTGGTTTGGAGGAAATAAAAG AAAACTCCACAAAACTTATCCAAGCCATCACATGGAGGTCCACTTCATCCCGGACTTCATCCTGTAAAAGTCTTGCAGCATCTAGTTCCAAAGGCTCTTCAACCTGGACAGAATTCAACAATGATCTCTTTGATGATTATGGAGGAATGGACTCTGGGAGCCATTCTCTGACACTAGGAAGGCTATATGCTTGGGAAAAGAAGCTTTACGAGGAAGTTAAG GCTGGAGACAACACCAGGAAAATATACGAGAGGAAGTGCAATCAGCTAAGAAATCAGGATGTTCGAGGAGATGATAGGCTAGTTGTGGACAGAACTAGAGTTGCAGTCAAAGATTTGTATAGCAGGATCCTGGTTGCAATTAGAAGTGCCGAATcgatttcaaaacaaattgaGAAACTCAGAGATGAAGAATTGCAACCCCAAATAATTGAACTGCTACAAGG CTTGACAAGAACCTGGAAGGTTATGTGGGAATCTCATGAAATCCAAaacaaaattatgtttaaaGTGAAATCCTACACCTGCCCCACTTACGGGAAATTCTGCAACAACACCCATCGACTTGCAACACAGCAACTTGAGGCTGAGATTCACAATTGGAGAACACGCTTCATAGAGTACATTGCAGCACAGAAAGCATACATCGAAGCGCTCTATGGATGGCTATCAAAGTTTGTTATCCCCGAAGTTGAATTCTACTCTAGGAGCAGGAATTCATCCCTGCCTTGTCGAGTCAGTGGTCCTCCGTTGCTTGTGATCTGCCATGGTTGGTTAGCGTCCATGGACAAGCTGCCAGACAAGGCAGTTGGCATTTCCATGGAAGGCTTTGGTAAGGACATAAGGGCTTTATGGGTGCAGCAAGGGGGGGAACAGCACCAGAAGAGGAAAGTGGACGGTATGGCGAAAGAACTTGATAGAAAGATTCTTGCGTACCAGAAGTCCGAGAACAGGATTTTCGAATCCAAGCTTTCAGAGCACAACTCAGACCCAGGCAGCCGTGCTGAGTTCTTGAATGAGAAGAAGGATTCACTGGATGCTTTCCGGAGGAGGGTAGACggtgagaaagaaaaacacataGACTGCATGCAAGAAACACAACGGATCACACTCAATGGATTCCAAACCGGGTTTTGTGGAGTCTTCGATTCCCTGACAGAGTTCTCCAAGGCTTCTCTAAAAATGTACAACGACCTTTTGAAGCAGAGCGTGAGCGCCCAGAAAAAAGGGAATCCAGGGTACATAGAAGGTCCCCAGAATGGAGAAGATGCAAGCACATGA
- the LOC127801917 gene encoding probable protein phosphatase 2C 60 has protein sequence MLSGFMNFLRACFLPRSDRYVHSGSDAGGRQDGLLWYKDAGQHFNGEFSMAVVQANNLLEDQSQIESGCLSAHESGPYGTFVGIYDGHGGPETSRYINEYLFQHLKRFTSEQQSVSVEVVQKAFQATEEGFLSLVANEWPIKPQIAAVGSCCLVGVICNGTLYIANLGDSRAVLGRLVKSTGEVLAVQLSAEHNAAIESVRQELHSTHPDDSQIVVLKHNVWRVKGLIQVSRSIGDVYLKKAEFNREPLYSKFRLREPFRRPILSSEPSISVHQLQPHDQFIIFASDGLWEHLSNQEAVDIVQNHPRSGSGRRLVKAALLEAAKKREMRYSDLKKIDRGVRRHFHDDITVIVVFLDYSNVVSRGSSALMSCNLSVKGGGVNLPSNSLAPRTAPA, from the exons ATGTTATCTGGGTTCATGAACTTTCTCAGGGCCTGTTTTCTGCCGAGGTCGGATCGATACGTGCATTCGGGTTCAGATGCTGGGGGTCGCCAAGATGGGCTTCTCTGGTACAAAGATGCAGGCCAGCATTTTAATGGCGAATTTTCCATGGCCGTAGTTCAAGCAAATAATTTGCTGGAGGATCAGAGCCAGATTGAGTCCGGCTGCTTGAGCGCGCATGAATCCGGACCTTATGGAACCTTTGTTGGGATCTACGACGGCCATGGGGGCCCCGAGACTTCGCGCTATATCAACGAATACCTTTTCCAGCATCTCAAGA GGTTTACTTCTGAGCAACAATCTGTATCAGTGGAGGTTGTACAAAAGGCTTTCCAAGCCACCGAAGAAGGTTTTCTCTCTCTTGTCGCCAATGAATGGCCAATAAAACCACAAATTGCAGCAGTTGGGTCATGCTGCCTGGTTGGTGTTATTTGCAATGGGACCCTTTACATTGCCAACCTTGGTGATTCCCGTGCTGTTTTGGGGAGGCTTGTCAAATCAACAGGGGAGGTTTTGGCTGTTCAACTCTCGGCAGAGCACAATGCAGCTATAGAGTCTGTGAGACAGGAGCTTCATTCTACGCACCCAGATGACTCACAAATTGTAGTTTTAAAGCATAATGTATGGCGTGTGAAGGGCCTTATACAG GTTTCAAGATCTATTGGCGATGTGTATTTGAAAAAGGCTGAGTTCAACAGGGAACCGTTATATTCAAAGTTCCGTCTACGTGAGCCCTTTAGAAGGCCGATATTAAGCTCAGAACCATCAATTTCAGTGCATCAACTGCAGCCACACGATCAGTTTATTATATTTGCATCAGATGGCCTCTGGGAGCACCTAAGCAACCAGGAAGCAGTTGATATCGTGCAAAATCACCCTCGAAGT GGAAGTGGAAGAAGGTTAGTGAAAGCTGCCCTACTAGAAGCGGCtaagaagagagaaatgaggtaTTCGGATCTGAAGAAGATTGACCGGGGGGTCCGTCGGCATTTCCATGACGACATTACAGTGATTGTGGTGTTTCTGGATTATTCGAATGTGGTGAGCCGGGGCAGCTCAGCCCTGATGAGTTGCAACCTGTCTGTGAAAGGGGGCGGAGTCAATCTGCCTTCTAACAGCCTTGCCCCTCGCACGGCCCCCGCCTAA